In Cololabis saira isolate AMF1-May2022 chromosome 1, fColSai1.1, whole genome shotgun sequence, the following proteins share a genomic window:
- the LOC133452808 gene encoding beta-2-glycoprotein 1-like → MALFLLSSLLLFTTVTSEQDNVCFVPELAANLEIADHQEYFNPGVGLALSCKLGYTPVSGPRKIICTVSGEWTKTKLMCIPKRCPYPDAPSNGDLYYEDTVYQSEINYTCSEGYMLTGASNAVCQANGTWSTPVPECIAVSCALAPVPQFGMVIYDKRVRGSTTDYRTTAVYICRPPYAVFGDPIAECTANGTWTNTPECRVVTCPPPENIERGYMSSSGKPDYDYKETVKYGCEGDHVLVGNLEIVCQADGTWSEKPSCKAPCSVGIQRGRILHKGKKIWVKHLQPNLVLHQEVVSVYCMNKDRNCGYAVPTQCFDGTLRIPECFEEPSALQYNLNASSLPSEIEQC, encoded by the exons ATGGCTTTGTTTCTGCTGTCTTCACTTCTGCTCTTTACCACTGTGACATCAGAGCAAGACAATG taTGTTTTGTACCTGAGTTGGCTGCTAATCTTGAGATTGCTGATCACCAGGAATACTTTAACCCTGGTGTAGGGTTAGCACTGTCCTGTAAACTGGGATACACCCCTGTATCGGGGCCTCGCAAGATCATTTGCACTGTCAGCGGAGAGTGGACAAAAACCAAATTAATGTGCATAC CAAAGAGATGTCCCTATCCCGATGCACCATCTAATGGAGATTTGTACTATGAGGATACAGTGTACCAGAGTGAGATTAACTACACCTGTAGTGAAgg GTATATGTTGACTGGAGCCAGCAATGCTGTGTGCCAGGCCAATGGAACGTGGAGCACCCCTGTGCCAGAATGCATAg CTGTGTCCTGTGCGCTGGCTCCGGTCCCACAGTTTGGAATGGTCATTTATGATAAAAGGGTCAGAGGGAGCACAACTGATTATCGTACCACTGCAGTCTATATATGTCGGCCCCCATATGCAGTCTTTGGCGATCCAATAGCAGAGTGCACAGCAAATGGTACCTGGACCAACACACCTGAATGTCGAG TAGTGACCTGCCCTCCACCAGAGAACATTGAAAGAGGCTACATGTCAAGCAGTGGCAAGCCAGATTACGATTACAAGGAAACAGTCAAATATGGCTGCGAAGGCGACCACGTACTGGTGGGGAATTTGGAGATTGTTTGCCAGGCAGATGGGACATGGTCTGAGAAGCCATCCTGCAAAG CTCCTTGTAGTGTAGGTATACAGAGAGGAAGAATTTtacacaaaggaaaaaaaatctgggTGAAACATCTCCAACCCAACCTTGTCCTACACCAAGAGGTTGTCTCAGTCTACTGCATGAACAAGGACAGAAACTGTGGCTATGCTGTCCCAACCCAGTGCTTCGATGGGACACTCAGAATTCCTGAATGCTTTGAAG AACCCAGTGCGCTTCAGTATAACTTAAATGCAAGTTCACTGCCATCAGAAATTGAACAATGCTGA
- the nol11 gene encoding nucleolar protein 11-like, whose translation MAALYEGYTLCGLVSDKTLSTSGIRGLEEERDSDHVIVTDTTRSVTLYKVSDQKPLSSWTVKQGQTLTSPAVYNPHTKEYVAVSDNKVIRVWKEEDIVLDKTFKATVSGDVWKVHCAREGEAVVLFRRGAVRLLDSLLAAPQQPIEEVLAEEEAIRWSTSIVAKTQQFVIFITEQKGEHFLYLQRLNPNSLQRYRLEGEEPNLSPLSFSASCKDEYICLIHLFPNGHVYQSVISVRGPAADEKACALPLPRSLVLNLPVGEGLLEAASAVILDDCHIAVVGAPHPSAGAGKDYLCIWNTNFQTLQAGIEMAGKIYRQLWSYSNRLFIPHGKSLSVIPFSCPKSSLASALGKLRKAKTEESKPPVCVPSWSNILHGENAQPPKLVETRKMRSTRKTQSALTTEQVLELVKTIPVEEVQREVEGLLSRHDLQDLQPFLGQLALTLVSRSLADPAFYTSSSLAQLVRTRCLCHSVCPDLVSLALERKDYFLCQLCLQFFPDIPEAITCACLKAFIGLSDVDAEKLNLEPDSVSFMEAIVSKHCDQVGLQNGFSPTSFEDSSDAIGAQMRKQDKNAPSSLEQICPVGVQKGALINEVVQMAYSDTFLLPHLKDLSSQHVVLFLQYLQFLYLQYSQDNFAQMHTFRSPSLNQVVDWVCMLLDAHFTVLVMTPEAKGLLLNLHNFVESQVKLFYELGKIEGSLQELDKMKVKKDDGQYSIEVIELF comes from the exons ATGGCGGCGCTGTATGAGGGGTACACGTTGTGCGGACTTGTTTCTGATAAAACTCTGTCAACTTCGGGTATTCGAGGACTTGAGGAGGAGAGAGACAGCGACCATGTAATCGTCACCGACACAACCAGATCTGTGACTCTGTATAAG GTGTCAGACCAGAAGCCGCTGAGCAGCTGGACGGTGAAACAGGGACAAACCCTGACCTCTCCAGCAGTCTACAACCCACACACCAAGGAGTACGTTGCAGTCTCGGATAACAAG GTGATAAGAGTTTGGAAAGAAGAAGATATAGTATTAGACAAGACCTTCAAAGCAACA gTGTCAGGAGATGTTTGGAAGGTGCACTGTGCACGTGAAGGGGAGGCTGTGGTCTTGTTTCGGAGAGGAGCTGTGAGACTGCTGGACTCCCTGCTGGCAGCTCCCCAGCAGCCCATCGAGGAAGTCCTGGCCGAAGAGGAGGCCATCAG ATGGAGCACCAGCATTGTGGCAAAGACGCAGCAATTTGTCATATTTATTACGGAACAG AAAGGAGAACATTTCCTCTACCTGCAGAGACTGAACCCCAACTCTCTTCAGAGGTACCGGTTGGAGGGAGAAGAACCTAATCTGTCCCCACTCAGCTTCTCTGCTTCCTGCAAAGATGAATATATCTGCCTCATTCATCTCT TCCCTAATGGCCACGTATACCAGAGTGTGATCTCTGTGCGGGGCCCTGCAGCTGACGAAAAAGCCTGTGCTCTTCCATTGCCCCGGAGCCTGGTTCTAAATCTTCCAGTTGGGGAAGGTTTGCTGGAAGCGGCATCAGCCGTGATCCTGGATGATTGTCATATAGCTGTTGTGGGGGCTCCACATCCCTCTGCTGGAGCTGGCAAAG ACTATCTCTGCATCTGGAATACTAATTTTCAGACACTTCAAGCTGGAATAGAGATGGCGGGTAAAATCTACAGACAG CTGTGGAGCTATTCAAACAGGTTATTTATTCCACATGGGAAAAGCCTCTCTGTTATACCATTTTCGTGTCCCAAATCTTCCCTCGCCTCTGCTCTGGGAAAACTCAGAAAAGCCAAGACTGAAG AGTCCAAACCTCCAGTTTGTGTCCCCTCTTGGAGTAACATTCTGCATGGAGAGAACGCTCAGCCCCCTAAACTTGTGGAGACCAGAAAGATG AGATCAACTCGCAAGACACAGTCGGCTCTAACCACCGAGCAAGTGCTAGAACTCGTCAAG ACCATACCAGTTGAGGAGGTCCAGAGAGAGGTAGAGGGACTCTTGTCCAGGCACgacctccaggacctgcagccctTCTTGGGACAGCTAGCATTGACCCTGGTGTCTCGGAGTCTGGCTGATCCAGCTTTCTACACGTCCAGCAGCTTGGCACAGCTCGTGCGCACTCGGTGTCTGTGCCACAG TGTGTGTCCTGATCTCGTGTCCTTGGCCCTTGAAAGGAAGGATTACTTCTTGTGTCAGCTCTGTTTACAGTTCTTCCCTGACATCCCTGAGGCCATCACCTGTGCCTGCCTAAAAGCATTCATTGG TTTATCAGATGTTGATGCAGAGAAGTTGAACTTGGAGCCGGACAGCGTGTCTTTCATGGAAGCCATAGTCTCGAAACACTGCGACCAAGTTGGCTTACAGAACGGTTTTAGCCCCACTTCTTTTGAGGACAGCTCAGATGCCATCGGTGCCCAGATGCGAAAACAAGACAAGAATGCCCCGTCGTCACTGGAGCAGATTTGCCCAGTGGGAGTACAGAAGGGTGCTCTGAT AAATGAGGTCGTGCAGATGGCCTATAGTGACACTTTCCTCCTCCCACATCTAAAGGATCTTTCCTCCCAACATGTTGTT CTTTTCCTGCAGTACCTGCAGTTTCTTTACCTACAATATTCCCAAGATAATTTTGCACAGATGCACACGTTCAGATCACCAAGTCTGAATCAG GTTGTGGATTGGGTGTGCATGCTTCTGGATGCCCATTTTACTGTGCTGGTGATGACTCCAGAGGCTAAAGGCTTGCTGCTGAACCTCCACAATTTTGTTGAGTCTCAG GTGAAGCTGTTTTATGAGCTTGGGAAGATTGAGGGAAGTCTCCAAGAGCTTGATAAGATGAAGGTGAAGAAAGATGATGGACAATACTCCATTGAGGTCATTGAGCTGTTTTAG
- the LOC133452799 gene encoding beta-2-glycoprotein 1-like produces MSPTLALLLFSQAALYTIATSAKVCGRPPVTDGIDISTLKRVFEVGEELTLTCEQGYLASRATSSRITCTATGGWTQSTLACSPKMCTVPRALQPFAMGRTEAPFKSVLNYTCDDGYVMQGSNESLCLHDGTWSHPPPLCKAVNCALPRPLRDGRIVHDKPVTGTTIMYGQGWTYECNPPKAPSYERGSCKADGSATEPPVCQEVSCAIPTNIPNGIITFAVMRQHGYKEKVRYACNEHYTLEGQAEIQCQNTGNWSSKPVCRAPCTVGIKRGRVFYNGKKYWISDLKPNRVLHKEPVVFYCKNKVEKCGYPVASVCNDGTLPIPACFEEPGKVEYNLRSKNLPSEIRACAGGPPAGPANSTTPA; encoded by the exons ATGAGTCCAACTTTGGCTCTGTTGCTCTTCAGCCAAGCGGCTTTATATACAATCGCAACATCAGCGAAAG TTTGTGGCCGGCCTCCTGTCACTGATGGGATTGATATTTCAACCCTTAAACGTGTGTTTGAGGTGGGAGAAGAATTGACCCTCACATGTGAGCAAGGGTACTTGGCTTCAAGAGCAACATCTTCCAGAATAACCTGCACTGCAACTGGAGGGTGGACACAGTCAACCCTGGCATGTTCCC CCAAGATGTGCACAGTTCCCAGAGCTCTGCAGCCGTTTGCAATGGGGAGGACAGAGGCTCCATTCAAGAGTGTGCTCAACTACACATGCGACGACGG ATATGTCATGCAAGGGTCTAATGAGAGCCTATGTTTACATGATGGTACTTGGAGCCATCCACCACCTCTCTGTAAAG CTGTCAACTGTGCTTTGCCAAGGCCACTAAGAGATGGTAGAATTGTCCACGATAAGCCCGTCACAGGCACCACGATCATGTATGGCCAAGGCTGGACGTATGAGTGTAATCCACCTAAAGCACCAAGTTATGAGAGAGGAAGCTGCAAAGCTGATGGAAGTGCGACTGAACCACCGGTTTGTCAAG AGGTGAGCTGTGCCATCCCGACCAACATTCCCAACGGCATCATCACATTTGCTGTGATGAGACAGCATGGCTACAAGGAGAAGGTGAGGTACGCCTGCAATGAGCACTATACACTGGAAGGCCAGGCTGAGATACAGTGCCAAAACACAGGGAACTGGTCGTCAAAGCCCGTCTGCAGGG ctccctgcacAGTCGGCATAAAAAGAGGTCGAGTGTTCTACAACGGTAAGAAGTACTGGATTTCAGACCTGAAACCAAACAGAGTCCTCCACAAAGAGCCCGTTGTCTTCTATTGTAAGAATAAGGTTGAGAAGTGCGGCTACCCTGTGGCCAGCGTCTGCAATGACGGAACACTCCCGATCCCAGCATGCTTTGAGG aacCAGGCAAAGTAGAGTACAACTTAAGGTCAAAAAACCTTCCATCTGAAATCAGAGCGTGTGCTGGTGGTCCCCCTGCAGGCCCGGCAAACTCTACAACACCTGCATGA